The following are encoded in a window of Bacteroidales bacterium genomic DNA:
- a CDS encoding metallophosphoesterase encodes MQKKYMVAIIIIFTSILIIDFYTFKGINILISTFNFPINKKLLLIIHWLITLIIISGFTIAIIKSNSNKLSTNDYLFFYYLFGIFLLFYIPKLQFLIFHIIEDIINVFIYLIKNIIKNENITIKETLFRTSRIVVISKIGIIAATIPFVLIFYGMTIGKYNFHVKKETLFFPNLPKSFNGLKIVHISDIHIGTFHNKKQVKKAIDMINEQNADIIFFTGDMVNNYAEEIIGWENILGAMKAKIGKYSILGNHDYGDYVNWNNEKEKEENKEKLISKHKEIGFYVLLDQSKKVYINGEYIEIIGVENWGIHHFHQYGDLKAAMQNVDSSSFKILLSHDPSHWDEEVISKTDIELTLSGHTHGLQIGIDSWGIKWSPVKWLYPRWSGLYKENEQYLYINQGFGHIGYPGRIGISPEITVIELHAKN; translated from the coding sequence ATGCAAAAAAAATATATGGTTGCAATAATTATAATATTTACATCAATTCTTATTATTGATTTCTACACATTTAAAGGAATAAATATATTAATATCAACATTTAACTTTCCTATAAATAAAAAATTATTATTAATTATACACTGGTTAATTACGCTTATTATTATTTCGGGGTTTACAATTGCAATTATAAAATCTAATTCGAATAAATTAAGCACCAATGATTATTTATTCTTTTATTATTTATTCGGCATATTTTTATTGTTCTATATTCCTAAACTACAGTTTCTGATATTTCATATTATTGAAGATATAATAAATGTTTTTATTTATCTGATAAAAAATATTATTAAAAATGAAAATATTACTATAAAAGAAACTTTGTTTCGAACTTCAAGGATAGTTGTCATTTCAAAAATTGGAATAATTGCTGCTACAATACCTTTCGTATTAATTTTTTATGGGATGACCATAGGTAAATATAATTTCCATGTTAAAAAAGAGACATTATTTTTTCCAAATTTACCAAAATCCTTTAACGGACTTAAAATTGTTCATATTTCAGATATTCATATTGGAACCTTTCATAATAAGAAACAGGTTAAAAAAGCTATTGATATGATAAATGAACAAAATGCCGATATTATTTTTTTTACCGGTGATATGGTAAACAATTATGCTGAGGAAATTATTGGTTGGGAAAATATACTTGGGGCAATGAAAGCAAAAATCGGCAAATATTCTATACTTGGAAATCATGATTATGGTGATTATGTAAATTGGAATAATGAGAAAGAAAAAGAAGAAAATAAGGAAAAACTGATTTCAAAACATAAAGAAATTGGTTTTTATGTACTTTTAGACCAATCAAAAAAGGTTTATATAAACGGTGAATATATCGAAATAATTGGTGTTGAGAACTGGGGAATACATCATTTTCATCAATATGGAGACTTAAAAGCAGCAATGCAAAATGTTGATTCATCGTCTTTCAAAATATTACTATCTCACGACCCAAGTCATTGGGATGAGGAAGTTATCAGTAAAACAGATATTGAGTTGACTTTGTCAGGTCACACTCATGGTTTACAGATAGGAATTGATTCATGGGGTATAAAATGGAGTCCTGTAAAATGGCTTTATCCCCGCTGGAGTGGATTATATAAAGAAAACGAACAATATTTATATATTAATCAGGGATTTGGACATATTGGATATCCGGGCAGAATTGGAATATCACCTGAAATAACTGTTATTGAGTTACATGCTAAAAATTGA